A window of the Pseudomonas furukawaii genome harbors these coding sequences:
- a CDS encoding DUF2933 domain-containing protein yields MNILTGKVRPASAKSGYLICPALGIGLTRPTTTATKSSDRSGGGEFQQPASVAPTLLALLCPLMMLVCMRGMHKKATGTAPQTVKSIKQLPVDAR; encoded by the coding sequence ATGAACATATTGACGGGGAAGGTGCGCCCGGCGTCTGCCAAATCTGGCTATTTAATCTGTCCGGCGCTCGGAATAGGGCTTACCCGCCCCACGACCACTGCTACCAAGAGCAGTGATCGCAGTGGTGGCGGCGAATTTCAACAGCCTGCTAGCGTCGCCCCGACCCTATTGGCACTGCTTTGCCCATTGATGATGCTGGTGTGCATGCGTGGTATGCATAAGAAGGCCACTGGCACCGCCCCGCAGACGGTGAAGTCGATCAAGCAGTTGCCGGTGGATGCCCGATGA
- a CDS encoding TRAP transporter large permease gives MTTALLLIMLVLLLAGFPMMTTLLAAAAAGFLFFFNMGPEFLIQQMIAGIRPSALVAVPMFILAADIITRGATANRLLDVAMAFVGHVRGGMAVTTALSCAMFGALSGSTQATVVGVGSIMRPKMLQQGYKDSFAMALIINASDIALLIPPSIGMIIYGVVSGTSVAELFIAGIGPGLLLMVLLAGYCYFYARLAGIPRSEKFSWHERLRTCRRAFLPLLLPVMTIGGIYTGVFSPTEAAAVSVLYALILEVLIFRRVKLSDLSSIAMSTGLITAVVFILVAAGSAFSWVISFAQIPQQILSGIGLMQASPTELLIIISIAFFIGCMFVDPIVVMLILVPIFAPAVRMSGLDPVLVGTIITLQAAIGSATPPFGCDIFTAIAIFRRPYFDVIRGSLPFFLILLLMSVLLIMFPPITLFLRDLAFR, from the coding sequence ATGACTACTGCTCTTCTGCTGATCATGCTGGTCCTGCTGCTGGCGGGCTTCCCCATGATGACAACCCTGTTGGCGGCCGCAGCGGCCGGCTTCCTGTTTTTCTTCAACATGGGGCCGGAGTTCCTAATCCAGCAGATGATCGCCGGCATCCGTCCGTCAGCCCTGGTGGCAGTACCGATGTTCATCCTTGCCGCCGACATCATTACTCGCGGGGCCACGGCCAATAGACTGCTGGATGTCGCCATGGCTTTCGTCGGCCACGTGCGGGGCGGCATGGCAGTCACTACCGCTCTGAGCTGCGCGATGTTCGGTGCCTTGTCCGGCTCGACCCAGGCGACCGTGGTCGGGGTGGGCAGCATCATGCGGCCGAAGATGCTGCAACAGGGGTACAAGGACAGCTTCGCCATGGCACTAATCATCAACGCCTCGGATATCGCCCTGCTGATTCCGCCGAGCATCGGCATGATCATCTACGGCGTGGTCTCGGGCACATCGGTGGCCGAACTGTTCATCGCCGGTATTGGCCCTGGCTTACTGCTGATGGTGCTGCTGGCTGGTTACTGCTACTTCTACGCGCGGCTGGCAGGCATTCCCCGCAGCGAGAAATTTAGCTGGCATGAGCGGCTGCGCACATGCCGTCGTGCCTTCCTGCCACTGCTGCTGCCAGTGATGACCATCGGTGGCATCTACACCGGGGTCTTCAGCCCTACCGAGGCAGCTGCGGTGTCAGTGCTCTACGCGCTGATTCTGGAGGTGTTGATTTTTCGCCGGGTCAAGCTCAGTGATCTGTCGAGCATTGCAATGTCCACCGGGCTGATCACCGCCGTGGTGTTTATCCTGGTGGCCGCCGGCTCGGCCTTCTCTTGGGTGATATCCTTCGCTCAGATCCCCCAGCAGATCCTCAGCGGTATTGGTTTGATGCAGGCTTCGCCGACCGAACTGCTGATCATCATTTCGATCGCCTTCTTTATCGGTTGCATGTTCGTCGACCCGATTGTGGTAATGCTGATCCTCGTGCCGATCTTCGCCCCGGCGGTGCGCATGTCCGGCCTTGATCCGGTGCTGGTTGGCACCATCATCACCTTGCAGGCGGCCATCGGCTCGGCCACACCGCCTTTCGGCTGCGACATCTTCACCGCTATAGCGATATTTCGACGGCCCTACTTCGACGTAATCCGTGGCAGCTTGCCGTTCTTCCTCATCTTGCTGCTGATGTCGGTACTACTCATCATGTTCCCTCCAATCACCTTGTTCCTGCGCGATCTGGCCTTTCGTTAG
- a CDS encoding TRAP transporter small permease, whose amino-acid sequence MAWLHKLDWLLEKLEAFILASAILLMALNSVGNVFGRYLFNQSLYFSEELNQFLIIFVTFTGCSYAARHNRHISMSAFVEQLTGKPAAASLLLINLLTAALLMWLTWASIGYVQSAARVGRASSALQLPLHYIYLVIPLGLGMSGLQFLRHAFIQLLVLLGCREAPPRHVDAPLPPQA is encoded by the coding sequence ATGGCTTGGCTACATAAACTGGACTGGCTGCTGGAAAAGCTCGAGGCGTTTATCCTCGCCAGCGCGATCTTGCTGATGGCGCTGAACTCGGTCGGCAATGTATTTGGCCGTTACTTGTTCAACCAGAGCCTGTACTTCTCCGAGGAACTCAATCAGTTCCTGATCATCTTCGTCACCTTCACCGGTTGCAGCTATGCCGCGCGGCACAACCGCCACATCAGCATGAGCGCCTTCGTCGAGCAGTTGACTGGCAAGCCAGCCGCCGCCAGCCTCCTGCTGATCAATCTGCTTACCGCCGCCCTGCTGATGTGGCTGACCTGGGCATCCATTGGCTACGTGCAATCAGCCGCGCGCGTTGGCCGCGCCTCATCGGCGTTACAGTTGCCACTGCATTACATCTACCTGGTCATTCCACTGGGCTTGGGTATGAGTGGCCTGCAGTTCCTGCGCCACGCCTTCATTCAGTTGCTGGTACTGCTCGGCTGCCGCGAAGCACCGCCGCGGCATGTCGACGCCCCCCTCCCCCCGCAAGCCTGA
- the ehuR gene encoding MocR-like ectoine utilization transcription factor EhuR, translating to MTIDLKPFIRSGQPKYLAIGNALSEAINAGALQPGSKLPTHRELAEVLGVSVQTVSNAYAHAEKQGVVYAQVGSGTFVRSRHVSHESDYLSTDEHDDPSRGIDLSTAHPVCTARHVKLYREGLERLSREGRDDFITSFHPTQGLTLHRDVVCTWLAQQRMPANPDHMLFCNGTAHALTIAMTTILKPGDTVLCEHETGMLLLALAQTLHFNLKGLATDDQGILPEALETACRQGSARVLFCTPTMNNPNNNTMSLERRQAIAELARRYDLTVVEDDVYGALQPDRSPPLSALIPERSFYATSLTKVTLPGMRAGYLITPPHLVQQAIGRLRSTTWMATLMPFEIAGWWMQDGTLDRMITFQQQEFAARQQMACGLLTACRYKAHPNGMHIWAELPAHWQPEKFVRRARQEGVMIFPAEPFLATADRNNPFVRISLGAEQSRSRVQAGLATLNGLMEEIPPPMHFVF from the coding sequence ATGACAATAGACCTGAAGCCCTTCATCCGCTCTGGCCAGCCCAAATACCTGGCTATCGGCAACGCCCTCAGTGAAGCGATAAATGCTGGCGCATTGCAGCCCGGCAGCAAGCTGCCGACCCACCGAGAGCTGGCCGAGGTCCTGGGGGTTAGCGTGCAGACGGTAAGCAATGCCTACGCACATGCCGAAAAGCAGGGCGTCGTCTACGCCCAGGTGGGCAGCGGCACCTTCGTGCGCAGCCGCCACGTCAGCCACGAATCGGACTACCTGTCCACCGACGAACACGATGACCCCAGCCGGGGCATCGACCTGTCCACCGCCCATCCGGTATGCACGGCCCGCCATGTCAAGCTCTACCGCGAGGGCCTCGAACGCCTGTCCCGCGAGGGCCGCGATGATTTCATAACGTCCTTCCACCCGACCCAAGGCCTGACCCTGCACCGTGACGTGGTCTGCACCTGGCTGGCCCAGCAGAGAATGCCGGCCAACCCCGATCACATGTTGTTCTGCAATGGCACCGCGCACGCCCTGACTATTGCCATGACGACGATACTCAAGCCAGGTGACACGGTACTCTGCGAACACGAGACGGGCATGCTGCTACTGGCCTTGGCGCAAACCCTGCACTTCAATCTCAAAGGCCTGGCCACAGACGACCAAGGCATTCTGCCCGAAGCGCTGGAAACCGCCTGCCGACAGGGGAGCGCGCGGGTGCTGTTCTGCACCCCGACCATGAACAACCCCAACAACAACACCATGAGCCTGGAACGACGTCAGGCGATCGCCGAGCTGGCCCGGCGCTACGACTTGACGGTGGTGGAGGACGACGTTTACGGCGCACTGCAACCGGACCGCAGCCCGCCACTGTCGGCGCTTATTCCGGAGCGCAGCTTCTACGCCACCAGCCTGACCAAGGTGACCTTGCCTGGCATGCGCGCCGGCTATCTGATCACCCCGCCACACCTAGTGCAGCAAGCCATAGGCCGACTTCGCAGTACTACTTGGATGGCCACCCTGATGCCCTTCGAGATCGCCGGCTGGTGGATGCAGGATGGCACCCTCGACCGCATGATTACCTTTCAGCAGCAGGAGTTTGCGGCACGCCAGCAGATGGCCTGCGGACTGCTCACCGCCTGTCGCTACAAGGCCCATCCTAACGGCATGCATATATGGGCCGAACTGCCGGCGCATTGGCAACCGGAAAAGTTCGTCCGCCGGGCACGCCAGGAAGGCGTGATGATCTTTCCGGCGGAGCCGTTCCTGGCCACCGCCGATCGCAACAACCCATTCGTGCGCATCAGCCTGGGGGCCGAACAGAGCCGCTCGCGCGTGCAGGCTGGACTGGCCACGCTGAATGGTCTGATGGAGGAGATACCCCCCCCCATGCACTTCGTGTTCTGA